The following proteins are co-located in the Pomacea canaliculata isolate SZHN2017 linkage group LG8, ASM307304v1, whole genome shotgun sequence genome:
- the LOC112569733 gene encoding alpha-(1,6)-fucosyltransferase-like has protein sequence MKSWKVIAALLLMWVVVMVYMTTSLMGGGEGTAHIERQLRHAMEELDMLHAQNKELQQLAKLVQGVGKEDQEAHIQKLQERLQKATSDLERLGIKKTEQRLADYTGIETKERSEASQQSHHCPTLERETARRKVENTARELWYYINAKMNDLSTMALESSSVKNLVQEMQKSLAGYQSVMVDDFHSLQLVDGDEDWRISESRKLGDLVQKRLHFLQNPAECRKARVVVCDLKKGCGFGCQVHHAAYCLLVAYATERTLVLDSEGWRYAGGGGWESMFQPLSDTCTDASGQSVHWAASSQGSSPVRVVHLPIVDALHPRPDFLPLAIPEDLAPQLKTFHGDPPVWWIGQLLRYLMRPQKHLQEDFDQSAKKMGFQKPIVGVHIRRTDKVGVEAAFHSLEEYMRHVEDYYQQLEHRTGPVTRRVYLATDDPGVLKEAREKYGNYNFVSDNDISRTASLGSRYSQSSLRGIILDMHFLSSTDYLVCTFSSQVCRVAYELMQTLHGDASTFFRSLDDSFYFGGQNAHNMRAVENHKASRHEELSMQVGDLLGIAGNHWDGFSQGTNRRSGQSGLYPSYKVVNDIVAVKMPLYVDVKEDDKEDRTMR, from the exons ATGAAGAGCTGGAAAGTGATTGCAGCGCTGCTACTTatgtgggtggtggtgatggtgtacATGACCACAAGCCTGATGGGGGGTGGAGAGGGAACAGCTCACATTGAACGACAACTGCGCCATGCAATGGAAGAACTAGATATGCTTCATGCCCAGAACAAAGAGCTACAACAGCTTGCCAA ACTTGTGCAGGGGGTGGGAAAAGAGGATCAAGAGGCTCACATTCAGAAACTACAGGAGCGCCTTCAGAAAGCAACCAGTGATCTAGAAAGACTGGGCATCAAAAAAACTGAGCAGAGATTAGCAg ATTACACTGGcatagaaacaaaagaaagatcagAGGCTTCACAACAAAGTCATCATTGCCCAACACTTGAGCGAGAAACAGCTAGACGAAAAGTTGAAAATACAGCAAGAGAACTCTGGTATTATATTAATGCTAAGATGAATGATTTGAGTACAATGGCATTGGAAAGCTCATCTGTCAAGAATCTTGTCCAAGAAATGCAGAAATCACTTGCAGGCTATCAAAG TGTGATGGTTGATGATTTTCACTCGTTACAACTTGTTGATGGAGATGAGGACTGGCGAATTTCTGAGTCTAGAAAACTTGGTGACTTGGTGCAGAAACGCCTCCATTTTTTACAG AATCCAGCAGAATGCAGAAAAGCTAGGGTGGTAGTGTGCGATCTAAAGAAAGGCTGTGGATTTGGATGCCAGGTGCATCATGCAGCATACTGCCTGCTAGTTGCATATGCTACAGAACGCACTCTGGTGCTGGATTCAGAAGGCTGGAGGTATGCAGGTGGTGGAGGCTGGGAGTCGATGTTTCAGCCACTGTCTGACACTTGTACAGATGCTTCAGGACAAAGTGTACATTGGGCAG CATCTTCCCAAGGCAGTTCTCCAGTAAGAGTTGTACACTTGCCTATTGTGGATGCTCTGCATCCTAGGCCAGACTTTTTACCTCTGGCCATCCCTGAGGATCTAGCACCTCAGCTTAAGACTTTCCATGGCGACCCTCCTGTATGGTGGATTGGTCAGCTGTTGCGATACCTTATGCGGCCACAGAAACATCTTCAAGAGGACTTTGATCAGTCAGCAAAAAAGATGGGATTTCAGAAGCCAATAGTAGG AGTCCATATTCGACGTACAGACAAAGTAGGAGTAGAAGCAGCTTTTCACAGTCTAGAAGAATACATGCGGCATGTGGAGGATTACTACCAGCAGCTGGAACACCGCACTGGACCTGTTACACGACGTGTATATTTAGCTACTGATGATCCAGGTGTTCTGAAGGAAGCtagagaaaa atatgGGAACTACAATTTTGTAAGTGACAATGACATATCTCGGACAGCATCACTGGGATCTCGCTATAGTCAGAGTTCGTTGAGGGGGATCATTCTGGACATGCATTTCTTATCCTCAACTGATTACCTTGTGTGCACATTTTCTTCACAG GTGTGTCGTGTGGCATATGAGTTAATGCAGACCCTGCATGGTGATGCGTCAACCTTCTTCAGATCTTTAGATGATTCATTCTACTTTGGTGGCCAGAATGCTCATAACATGCGGGCTGTAGAAAATCACAAAGCTTCTCGTCATGAAGAGTTGTCCATGCAAGTAGGCGACTTGTTAGGAATAGCAGGAAACCATTGGGATGGATTTTCTCAAGGAACTAACCGCCGTTCTGGACAATCAGGACTGTACCCATCCTACAAGGTGGTGAATGACATTGTGGCAGTGAAGATGCCACTTTATGTTGATGTGAAAGAGGATGATAAGGAAGATAGAACTATGCGGTGA
- the LOC112570402 gene encoding AT-rich interactive domain-containing protein 4B-like — protein MASFEPAFLPIGTDVSAKYRGAFCEAKVKKLVKSVKCKIILKDTQVSVVVTDENITGPLKVGSTVEVKLPESGQQSEGIINKITDCSTYTVVFDDGDERTLRRTQLCLKGEKHFMESETLDNLPLSHPEHFGTPVLQNKKSRRTKPGEESESEEEMSSSEEETPRRASYKGRYQELVGKVMCMECTDKRKGGQCPVLVVLPDAHPMDVKPRDQLLVRSFRDAKFMYASRKELKEFSREIAIKNEDKNMKAAFEKALLYYDNHELPPNWKKQELLGSEDEDEGGDDDSSDDNEPSEQKDLFVAQLYKFMDDRSTPINKGPCIGNKDLNLYRLFRVVQAIGGYNKVTNQMKWRLVYSKMGLPPSNTASHQIKNAYKKYLHAFEDFYRKLGSTMGTISRPGRSRQSSSRSILAFRGRDKEPSPRSPRTEKTTVKDDKSKDEEKEKPKIKSEEGPRSEDTEDAGESTPVDESDTDIVRRSTPRREKAQKEEPAKIDKEKKEDVKIKKEDKKEEEKKEEKKEDVKEEKKKEDKREERKSLRQSLKEEERKEAGKGKEEDKKDVKKSEGRTDRVLRREREDKEDEGKKEGEEQKDNQKKRVTRRKSGRTEDDKKEGEDKEEKEEEKKVSEEKMNAEKKDKAEDKKERKDELKRPPSARKEKKTEIKKKPEDEEQPEKKDKDSEKPEEVESEADSASDNHNQDEYPAGTKLKVKYGRGRNQKIYEAKVVEAGKEGQHKNYLVHYAGWNTRYDEWVRPDRIVSVVDRPEMTKLKKKSMSPRSPKTTTKPDMPVLKKRGRNSLQQDQSPGNASAKMPVSSDGKTPKNKPPTTPGGSASKTRTTRSNSTEIKSEGLQAPAKNRITRRSSGLTDSMDAGSPGDQDVGSDSEPESEMAAPSGSGGDLVSERDDEDEGKEMELDTSIEEEETSDMKEVEDEPITSVEEADMDESRSEEPLAEEASEDNKDMPHIVPKDDSQENLLELSSLVLPDDSTITPLLADEENNDVTEGTKEDTTSLPEITKTSLEQQGTEESDEKLDESLPVLSQQTEEESAAKEVDTSNSSETPELDTKSETLPMPDNSDEDKNSSYEELAIPQLKKIDIDIVPVSEKREAKLDKVKSKKKDGKESKKGRQTEHRASFSEIPTLEPMTVVPDVKPCPSEVEPSPYDFNEPELDLPWQPEITKKWEPINKPHPVFRDGKIEFKKSMETEKKKVKKKTKKAPCGDEMKNHLQKKLVKKWRVQLKMKLHLNHSRINLCVVESYSTPEPEQVPFSPCAEKEEKPVKKRKNKSAENAESPSKMDTTKDTTESEKKQQGKESQGRQLLEEGDSQPSDPVSLSFFPLDGQESVHSSNTPREKRARSHSPESSSFKQPRWDLGSLQTVGSTGASPLGSPAPKPASSSVVLPKPASNIATPRAGSSTSAAPVGLEEVQVVPVEGPANVLSGSGLEARLECAVNLPRQGAAVANTVLDNTPPTTPENDLDEVHSASSDSHDNLKDDMESLDSGERTSKGGSESPPCCDLSVSSASNEALPSSKCVPQSSKGSELETSVKRKRTIDECALVKKKKRTNSARSTRAERHRKSPKYGDEDTLSRSSMDQISVSEQLVSGPISPSKTENSKVDHIRPPKFHFCDDLGEHLEGEQRINFLMSKMIEIRKEYARIKAEIAAIDRRRKRHRRKEKESSQASQSEMEKETS, from the exons ATG gcaTCATTTGAGCCAGCTTTTTTACCCATTGGCACAGATGTTAGTGCCAAGTACAGAGGAGCATTTTGTGAGGCAAAGGTTAAAAAGCTTGTCAAGTCAGTGAAGTGTAAG ATTATACTGAAAGACACCCAGGTGTCAGTGGTTGTTACAGATGAAAACATTACAGGACCTCTGAAG GTTGGAAGTACAGTAGAGGTGAAGCTTCCAGAAAGTGGTCAGCAGTCCGAAGGGATCATCAACAAAATCACAGATTGCAGCACATACACTGTTG TGTTTGATGATGGCGATGAGCGGACATTGCGCAGAACTCAACTCTGCCTAAAAGgagagaaacattttatggAGAGTGAG ACACTTGACAATcttcctttgtcacaccctgaACACTTTGGTACTCCAGTTTTGCAGAataaaaaatcaagaagaaCTAAGCCAGG AGAAGAATCTGAGTCAGAAGAGGAAATGAGTTCTTCTGAAGAAGAAACCCCAAGACGGGCATCATACAAAGGACGATACCAGGAACTTGTGGGAAAAGTGATGTGCATGGAGTGTACTGACAAGCGCAAGGGAGGCCAGTGCCCGGTGTTGGTTGTTCTGCCAGATGCTCACCCTATGGATGTGAAACCACGTGATCAACTTTTGGTGCGGTCCTTTCGGGATGCTAAATT CATGTATGCTTCCAGGAAGGAACTAAAAGAATTTTCAAGAGAAATTGCtataaaaaatgaagacaaaaatatgaaagcag CTTTTGAGAAGGCACTGCTGTACTATGACAATCATGAACTGCCACCAAACTGGAAAAAGCAGGAACTTTTAGGATcagaggatgaagatgaagggggtgatgatgat tcatcAGATGATAATGAACCTAGTGAACAGAAGGATCTGTTTGTTGCTCAGTTGTACAAGTTTATGGATGATAGAA GTACTCCTATTAACAAGGGTCCTTGTATTGGAAACAAAGATTTGAATCTTTATCGCCTTTTTCGGGTAGTGCAGGCTATAGGTGGCTATAATAag GTTACAAATCAAATGAAATGGAGACTTGTTTATTCAAAAATGGGTCTTCCACCTTCCAACACAGCAtctcatcaaataaaaaatgcttaCAAAAA GTATCTGCATGcatttgaagatttttatcGAAAGTTGGGCAGCACAATGGGCACAATTAGTCGGCCAGGACGAAGCCGCCAAAGCTCAAGTCGTAGCATATTAGCTTTTAGAGGTCGAGACAAAGAACCATCCCCCCGATCACCACGTACGGAAAAAACTACTGTTAAGGATGATAAG AGCaaagatgaagagaaggaaaagcCAAAGATAAAGAGTGAGGAAGGGCCACGATCAGAAGATACAGAAGATGCTGGGGAGTCAACTCCTGTTGATGAATCAGACACTGACATTGTCCGTCGTTCTACTCCACGTAGAGAAAAGGCTCAGAAAGAAGAACCTGCAAAAATTgataaggagaaaaaagaagatgtCAAGattaagaaagaagacaaaaaggaagaagaaaagaaagaagaaaaaaaagaagatgtaaaagaagaaaagaagaaggaagataaAAGGGAGGAGAGGAAATCATTAAGACAGAgcttaaaagaagaagaaagaaaagaggctGGAAAGGGGAAAGAAGAGGacaaaaaagatgtaaaaaaaagtgaagggcGGACAGACAGAGTgctgagaagagaaagagaagataaagaggatgaaggaaagaaggaaggagaagagCAGAAGgataatcaaaagaaaagg GTGACACGGCGCAAGTCAGGCCGTACAGAAGATGACAAGAAAGAAGGGGAGGATaaggaagaaaaggaggaagaaaagaaggttTCAGAAGAAAAGATGAATGCTGAGAAGAAGGATAAAGCTGAAGACAAAAAGGAGCGGAAGGATGAACTCAAAAGGCCACCAAGTGctaggaaagagaaaaaaacagaaattaagaagaaaccagaagatgaagagcagccagaaaagaaagataagga TTCAGAGAAACCAGAGGAAGTGGAGAGTGAGGCAGATTCTGCTAGCGACAACCACAATCAGGATGAGTATCCTGCTGGAACAAAGCTGAAAGTAAAATATGGGCGTGGCAGAAAtcagaaaatttatgaagccaAG GTGGTGGAAGCTGGAAAAGAAGGACAACACAAGAACTATCTTGTACACTATGCTGGCTGGAACACAAG GTATGATGAGTGGGTTCGACCTGACCGAATTGTGAGTGTGGTGGACAGACCAGAGATGACCAAACTGAAGAAGAAGTCCATGTCACCCAGATCCCCAAAA ACCACAACAAAGCCAGATATGCCTGTTCTAAAGAAGCGAGGCCGGAATTCTCTTCAACAAGACCAGTCTCCAGGCAATGCTTCAGCAAAAATGCCTGTTTCTAGTGATGGGAAAACACCAAAGAATAAACCTCCAACTACACCTGGTGGGTCAGCATCCAAGACTCGCACAACACGTTCGAACAGCACTGAGATAAAATCAGAAGGGTTGCAAG CTCCTGCAAAAAATAGGATAACACGGCGCAGCTCTGGGCTTACAGATTCCATGGATGCTGGTTCACCAG GTGACCAGGATGTAGGCAGCGATTCAGAACCAGAATCAGAGATGGCTGCACCTTCTGGTTCTGGTGGAGATCTTGTGTCAGAGAGggatgatgaagatgagggAAAGGAAATGGAATTAGACACCAGTATCGAAGAGGAGGAAACTTCAGACATGAAGGAGGTAGAGGATGAGCCCATTACCAGTGTGGAGGAGGCAGATATGGATGAAAGCAGAAGTGAGGAGCCTTTAGCTGAAGAAGCCTCTGAAGACAACAAGGATATGCCACATATTGTACCCAAGGATGACAGTCAGGAAAATCTTCTAGAGTTGTCTTCTTTGGTGCTACCAGATGATAGCACCATCACTCCACTTCTGGctgatgaagaaaataatgatgtcACTGAGGGGACAAAAGAGGACACCACGAGTTTACCTGAAATCACTAAAACATCGCTTGAACAGCAGGGAACAGAGGAATCAGATGAAAAACTTGATGAATCTTTGCCAGTGTTGAGCcaacagacagaagaagagagtgCTGCAAAAGAGGTGGACACTTCCAACAGCTCTGAAACTCCAGAATTAGATACTAAATCAGAGACATTACCTATGCCTGACAATTCAGATGAGGACAAAAATTCTTCCTATGAAGAACTTGCAATACCACAGCTCAAGAAGATAGACATTGATATTGTCCCTGTGTCAGAGAAAAGAGAAGCTAAGCTAGATAAAGTTAAATCAAAAAAGAAGGAtgggaaagaaagcaaaaaagggagacaaacagagCACAGAGCTTCATTTTCAGAAATTCCAACTTTAGAACCCATGACAGTGGTGCCTGATGTGAAACCTTGCCCATCAGAAGTGGAACCATCACCTTATGATTTTAATGAGCCTGAACTTGACTTACCATGGCAACCAGAAATTACTAAGAAATGGGAACCTATTAACAAACCTCATCCTGTATTTCGTGATGGGAAGatagagtttaaaaaaagtatggaaacagaaaagaagaaagtgaagaagaaaacaaagaaggcaCCATGTGGGGATGAGATGAAAAATCACCTTCAAAAGAAGCTAGTGAAAAAGTGGAGAGTCCAGCTAAAGATGAAACTGCATCTGAACCACAGCAGGATAAACCTgtg TGTGGTGGAATCTTACTCTACTCCAGAACCCGAACAAGTGCCTTTTTCGCCCTGTGctgaaaaagaggaaaaaccagtgaaaaaaagaaagaacaaaagtgCAGAGAATGCTGAGTCTCCATCTAAGATGGATACCACTAAGGACACCACAGaatcagaaaagaaacagcagggAAAAG AAAGCCAAGGAAGGCAACTCTTAGAGGAAGGTGACAGTCAGCCCTCTGACcctgtctctctttcctttttccccCTCGACGGACAGGAGAGTGTGCATTCAAGCAACACTCCACGTGAAAAGCGTGCTCGATCACATTCTCCTGAGTCTTCAAGTTTCAAACAGCCCCGGTGGGACCTTGGGTCTCTTCAGACTGTCGGCAGTACAGGTGCATCACCCTTGGGTTCTCCTGCTCCCAAGCCTGCCTCCTCCAGTGTGGTGTTGCCTAAACCTGCATCCAACATTGCAACGCCAAGGGCTGGGTCCAGCACATCAGCAGCTCCTGTGGGGCTGGAGGAAGTTCAGGTAGTGCCTGTGGAGGGGCCTGCCAATGTGTTATCTGGCTCAGGACTGGAGGCAAGGTTGGAATGTGCTGTTaacttgcctagacaaggtgcAGCAGTGGCAAACACTGTACTTGACAATACCCCACCTACAACTCCAGAAAATGACCTTGATGAGGTGCACTCTGCTTCCTCAGATAGTCATGACAATCTCAAGGACGATATGGAAAGTTTAGACTCTGGTGAAAGAACTTCTAAGGGAGGGAGTGAGTCTCCTCCATGTTGTGATTTGAGTGTCAGTAGTGCATCAAATGAAGCTTTGCCCTCCAGCAAATGTGTTCCACAGTCATCGAAGGGCTCAGAGCTGGAGACTTCGGTCAAGCGGAAAAGAACTATAGACGAATGTGCCttggtaaagaaaaagaaacgcaCAAACAGTGCACGAAGCACAAGAGCTGAACGGCATAGAAAGTCACCCAAAT ATGGAGATGAAGATACACTCAGTCGATCATCCATGGACCAAATCTCAGTATCAGAACAGTTGGTGTCAGGGCCTATATCCCCTTCcaagacagaaaacagcaaAGTTGACCACATTCGCCCACCAAAATTCCACTTCTGTGATG ATCTCGGTGAGCACCTTGAAGGAGAACAACGCATAAACTTCCTTATGAGCAAAATGATTGAAATCCGAAAAGAGTATGCCCGAATTAAGGCTGAGATTGCTGCCATTGACCGAAGGCGCAAACGTCATCGTCGCAAAGAGAAGGAAA GTTCTCAGGCATCACAGAgtgaaatggaaaaagaaaccTCCTGA